The Cellulomonas wangleii genome includes a region encoding these proteins:
- a CDS encoding PaaI family thioesterase: protein MSDTPFTLPPTVDTLLHRMGIEITHVDADGATGTMPVSGNTQPYGLLHGGASATLAETLGSLAATAHAGAGRAAVGIELNATHHRSARAGTVVGTARALHRGRSLATYEVVVEDDEGRRLCTARLTCMLIDAPA, encoded by the coding sequence ATGTCCGACACCCCCTTCACCCTCCCGCCGACCGTCGACACCCTCCTGCACCGCATGGGCATCGAGATCACGCACGTCGACGCGGACGGCGCGACCGGCACCATGCCGGTCAGCGGCAACACCCAGCCCTACGGCCTGCTGCACGGGGGTGCGTCGGCGACGTTGGCCGAGACCCTCGGCTCGCTGGCCGCGACGGCCCACGCCGGGGCGGGTCGCGCGGCGGTCGGCATCGAGCTCAACGCCACGCACCACCGCTCCGCGCGCGCCGGCACGGTCGTCGGCACCGCGCGCGCCCTGCACCGCGGCCGGTCGCTGGCGACCTACGAGGTCGTCGTGGAGGACGACGAGGGTCGGCGGCTCTGCACCGCACGCCTGACCTGCATGCTCATCGACGCCCCGGCCTGA
- a CDS encoding GNAT family N-acetyltransferase translates to MLGSVQDGVVLVATCDGEPAGMALCRLLGPGLLSDATVLSLDAVYVRPQSRRRGLGHAMLQAAAEVAEAAGATDVYAAPLPGSRGMQRFLARLGFAPAAAHRVVSTPALQRRLAQDVPVTARRPASRGLEDLIERRRRARARAAGDDERARQAGASMSMQVRRAVQSRRPSSSSTTTS, encoded by the coding sequence GTGCTCGGTTCGGTGCAGGACGGGGTCGTGCTGGTCGCGACGTGCGACGGCGAGCCCGCGGGCATGGCCCTGTGCCGGCTGCTGGGGCCCGGGCTGCTGTCCGACGCGACGGTCCTCAGCCTGGACGCCGTGTACGTCCGGCCGCAGTCCCGCCGCCGGGGCCTGGGCCACGCGATGCTCCAGGCGGCCGCGGAGGTCGCCGAGGCGGCGGGTGCGACCGACGTCTACGCGGCGCCGCTGCCGGGGTCGCGCGGCATGCAACGCTTCCTGGCCCGGCTCGGGTTCGCCCCCGCGGCCGCGCACCGCGTCGTCAGCACCCCCGCCCTGCAGCGACGGCTCGCGCAGGACGTGCCGGTGACGGCCCGCCGGCCGGCGTCCCGGGGGCTCGAGGACCTCATCGAGCGGCGGCGACGGGCCCGCGCCCGTGCGGCCGGGGACGACGAGCGAGCCCGTCAGGCCGGGGCGTCGATGAGCATGCAGGTCAGGCGTGCGGTGCAGAGCCGCCGACCCTCGTCGTCCTCCACGACGACCTCGTAG